One stretch of Streptomyces sp. NBC_00443 DNA includes these proteins:
- a CDS encoding YceI family protein, with the protein MANPDLTTLTGEYTIDTAHSTIGFTVRHAMVTNVKGKFLDFSGSLQLDGADPAASKASIDVKMDSIDTGSADRDGHLKSADFFKIEEFPTMTFRSTKAESLGGDDYRITGDLEILGTTKPITIDLEFNGAAKDPFGNERVGFEGKAEILRSEWGLTWNAALETGGVLVSDKIKLNFDISAIKNA; encoded by the coding sequence ATGGCGAACCCCGACCTGACCACCCTGACCGGCGAGTACACGATCGACACGGCCCACTCCACCATCGGCTTCACCGTCCGGCACGCCATGGTCACCAACGTCAAGGGCAAGTTCCTCGACTTCAGCGGCTCGCTGCAGCTCGACGGCGCCGACCCGGCCGCGTCCAAGGCGTCGATCGACGTCAAGATGGACAGCATCGACACCGGGTCCGCGGACCGCGACGGGCACCTCAAGAGCGCGGACTTCTTCAAGATCGAGGAGTTCCCCACGATGACCTTCCGCTCCACCAAGGCGGAGTCCCTCGGCGGCGACGACTACCGCATCACCGGTGACCTGGAGATCCTCGGCACCACCAAACCGATCACCATCGACCTGGAGTTCAACGGCGCCGCGAAGGACCCGTTCGGCAACGAGCGCGTCGGCTTCGAGGGCAAGGCGGAGATCCTGCGCTCGGAGTGGGGTCTCACGTGGAACGCGGCGCTGGAGACGGGTGGCGTGCTGGTCTCCGACAAGATCAAGCTGAACTTCGACATCTCGGCGATCAAGAACGCGTGA
- a CDS encoding YdeI/OmpD-associated family protein, with protein MSPHRDPEPRAFATADALGTWLAEHPAPHPGLWVKVAKKDSGIPSVTAAEVNDVALCHGWITGQRKGLDASYFAQRITPRRRGSLWSMVNVRRVAELTEEGRMRPSGLAEVDAAKADGRWEAAYESQRNAEVPGELAAALAENPRAGAAFERLGRTDRYQLMLGLLRARTPQSRTAEVAAILRQLTQRR; from the coding sequence ATGAGCCCGCACCGCGACCCGGAACCCCGTGCCTTCGCCACCGCCGACGCCCTCGGCACCTGGCTCGCGGAACACCCCGCCCCGCACCCCGGCCTCTGGGTCAAGGTCGCCAAGAAGGACTCCGGCATCCCTTCCGTCACCGCCGCCGAGGTCAACGACGTGGCCCTGTGCCACGGATGGATCACGGGGCAGCGCAAGGGACTCGACGCGTCGTACTTCGCACAGCGGATCACCCCGCGCCGGCGCGGCAGTCTCTGGTCGATGGTCAACGTCCGGCGGGTGGCGGAACTGACTGAAGAGGGGAGGATGCGCCCCTCGGGCCTCGCCGAAGTGGACGCCGCGAAGGCGGACGGGCGGTGGGAGGCGGCGTACGAGTCGCAGCGCAACGCCGAGGTCCCGGGCGAGCTGGCCGCGGCCCTGGCGGAGAACCCTCGCGCCGGGGCGGCCTTCGAGCGGCTGGGCAGGACCGACCGCTACCAGCTCATGCTCGGCCTCCTGCGCGCTCGGACCCCGCAGAGCCGGACCGCTGAAGTCGCCGCGATCCTCAGGCAGTTGACACAGCGCCGGTGA
- a CDS encoding DUF899 family protein codes for MFRHTRLPGESAEYLAAREELRLAEIELMRQGEEVAARRRALPPGPPLDDYVFLEGPAALDAGDEPVREVRLSELFTAPERPLLMYQFMYGKADTDPCPMCTMWIDGFSNIGHHVTRNADFVIAAAADPPVLRQHARDRGWHRLRLLSCGDSTFKYDTGSEDKDGAQDSTVSVFTRDGDGTLRHFYSVHPRMSDDIDERGIDLLAPVWNLLDLLPQGRGDWYPSVAY; via the coding sequence ATGTTCCGGCACACCCGACTGCCAGGAGAATCCGCCGAGTACCTCGCCGCCCGCGAGGAACTGCGCCTCGCCGAGATCGAGTTGATGCGTCAGGGCGAGGAGGTCGCCGCCCGCCGCCGCGCGCTCCCGCCGGGGCCGCCCCTCGACGACTACGTCTTCCTGGAGGGCCCCGCCGCCCTCGACGCCGGCGACGAACCCGTCCGCGAGGTCAGGCTGAGCGAGCTGTTCACGGCCCCCGAACGGCCGCTGCTCATGTACCAGTTCATGTATGGCAAGGCGGATACCGACCCCTGCCCGATGTGCACCATGTGGATCGACGGCTTCAGCAACATCGGCCACCACGTCACGCGCAATGCCGACTTCGTCATTGCGGCGGCCGCCGACCCGCCCGTCCTTCGGCAGCACGCCCGCGACCGTGGCTGGCACCGGCTGCGGCTGCTGAGCTGCGGCGACAGCACGTTCAAGTACGACACGGGCAGCGAGGACAAGGACGGCGCACAGGACTCCACCGTCTCCGTGTTCACCCGCGACGGCGACGGCACGCTCCGCCACTTCTACTCCGTGCACCCCCGCATGTCCGACGACATCGACGAGCGGGGCATCGACCTGCTGGCCCCCGTCTGGAACCTCCTCGACCTGTTGCCGCAGGGACGCGGCGACTGGTACCCGAGCGTTGCCTACTGA
- a CDS encoding TetR/AcrR family transcriptional regulator, with product MGTAEQQPQRVTMTRAARRILEAAERLFYERGIHAVGVDLIAAEAGVTKKTLYDRFGSKERIVVEYLAGRDERWRAFLAQYLDDHLDTAHATPRARVLAVFDASRAWSAEYGSKGCSMVNAHAEISDPVHPAYPVIAGQKEWMLDLFTRLVRDIAPDDADRMGRTLMLLHEGALVAHGLNTFPDPIAHARDQAAALL from the coding sequence ATGGGCACCGCAGAGCAGCAGCCGCAGCGCGTCACGATGACGCGTGCCGCACGACGCATCCTGGAAGCCGCCGAGCGGCTGTTCTACGAGCGCGGCATCCACGCCGTGGGCGTGGATCTCATCGCCGCGGAGGCGGGGGTGACCAAGAAGACCCTCTACGACCGCTTCGGCTCCAAGGAGCGGATCGTCGTGGAGTACCTGGCCGGCCGCGACGAGCGCTGGCGGGCCTTCCTCGCGCAGTACCTCGACGACCACCTCGACACGGCGCACGCCACCCCGCGGGCGCGCGTCCTGGCGGTTTTCGACGCCTCACGCGCGTGGTCGGCGGAGTACGGCTCCAAGGGATGCAGCATGGTCAACGCGCACGCCGAGATCAGCGACCCCGTCCACCCGGCCTACCCGGTCATCGCCGGGCAGAAGGAGTGGATGCTCGACCTGTTCACCCGTCTCGTCCGGGACATCGCCCCGGACGACGCGGACCGCATGGGCCGGACCCTGATGCTGCTCCACGAGGGAGCGCTCGTCGCCCACGGTCTGAACACGTTCCCGGACCCGATCGCGCACGCCCGCGACCAGGCGGCAGCCCTCCTGTAG